Proteins from one Hyperolius riggenbachi isolate aHypRig1 chromosome 2, aHypRig1.pri, whole genome shotgun sequence genomic window:
- the LOC137544254 gene encoding toll-like receptor 8 has protein sequence MLNPLEIFFFLLNIEFLFASSAFSTNRTIPCSITEHNNSVVFDCEARGLIKVPFPTNYTSDYVELMLGQNLIDAVYKPSFQRWKNLTKIDLIWNHYPMSKLNNNDTCKRGLEIDNETFANLTKLKYLYIDHNYLCEVPSILPDSIQELSLQYNNIKSVNQNIFSRFKNLEMLNLGHNCYYGNICNGQLIIENKTFSDLEQLKVLNLASNSLTSVPLNLPSSLTELDLSNNQIEVVHNDTFKNLVHLEVLALSGNCARCFNAKTPCKPCPGKGFLEIDDTAFWNLKSLRELYLASTSLVTIPKALFENSSQLKVLDLQKNYLSGEMAIAEFVSYLPALEALDLSWNYIPKTYSKTINISNNFSKLVSLSYLGLQGYVFKSMTSNSLAPLTKLNNLTTINLSVNFISQVDFKALEKIPSLTVILMSNNRITPFSENTSEKFSNDQIKINLESAFRHNVADVTTISPDYNTTLSKLVKPQCSVYGKTLDLSLNSIFFINPEEFQPFSDVACLNLSSNGLGQNLNGTEFIYLKKLAYLDLSFNKLDFGSTLAFQELENLEVLDLSYNKHYFIVEDVTHHLRFIENLYKLTVLNLSWNEISMLTDCQISSYSLKELRFSGNRLNALWKKGDQRFLNLFKNITNLSVLDISYNRLHQLPDDLAFHLPSNLTELYLHNNGLEFFDWKFLRCFRRLKHLDLSHNKITMITVQLSGYTESLETLIISHNYIQALADAFLIKLKSLSNLDLSYNNIQHINHSAFASGKDNYLKVLNLKANPFECSCNIIDLLNWINYNNVTIPRLATDVTCATPDKWQKQGIILFDVNACSVDFIALLYFILSFVLIVSFTALPVLSYLFYWDLWYTFHWCMAMQKYSKLHNSESIYDAFIMYDEKDISVSDWVVNELCCQLEHKGDKHVHLCLEERDWEPGKAVIDNIAQSINLSNKTLFVLTKDYVKTGKFKTAFYLAMQKLMDENMDVIVIVLLQPVLQHSQYLKLRKKICKSSILEWPKNPHAQSLFWQKMKHVLLTENISRYNNLYINMITGVR, from the coding sequence ATGTTGAACCCACTGGAGATCTTCTTCTTTTTACTGAATATTGAATTCCTTTTCGCTTCCAGTGCCTTTTCAACTAACAGGACCATCCCGTGTTCAATCACAGAACACAACAACTCGGTTGTTTTTGACTGCGAAGCTAGGGGGCTGATAAAAGTACCTTTTCCTACTAATTACACATCAGACTATGTAGAACTGATGTTAGGTCAAAATCTCATAGATGCTGTTTATAAACCCTCTTTTCAGAGGTGGAAGAACCTTACAAAAATAGACCTAATCTGGAACCACTATCCAATGTCAAAACTTAATAATAATGATACATGCAAAAGAGGTCTGGAGATTGACAATGAAACGTTTGCTAATTTAACAAAATTGAAATATCTTTATATTGATCACAATTATTTATGTGAAGTCCCCAGTATCCTGCCTGATAGCATTCAGGAGCTAAGTTTACAATATAACAACATTAAATCCGTCAATCAAAATATTTTCTCAAGATTCAAAAACCTAGAAATGTTAAATTTAGGGCATAATTGCTATTATGGAAATATTTGTAATGGTCAACTGATTATTGAAAACAAAACTTTTTCTGACCTCGAACAACTAAAAGTGCTTAACCTTGCATCCAACAGCTTAACCAGTGTACCATTAAATCTGCCATCATCCCTGACAGAACTTGACTTAAGCAATAACCAAATAGAAGTTGTTCACAATGACACCTTTAAGAACTTAGTGCACTTAGAAGTGCTTGCCCTAAGTGGAAACTGTGCAAGGTGTTTTAATGCTAAAACTCCATGTAAACCATGTCCAGGTAAAGGGTTTCTTGAGATAGATGATACTGCTTTCTGGAATTTAAAAAGTCTGAGAGAACTGTATCTTGCGAGCACTTCACTTGTTACTATACCCAAAGCACTGTTTGAAAACTCATCTCAGCTGAAAGTACTTGATCTCCAAAAGAATTATTTATCTGGAGAGATGGCAATAGCAGAGTTTGTATCATACTTACCTGCTTTGGAAGCACTTGACTTGTCTTGGAATTACATACCAAAAACCTACTCAAAAACGATTAATATTTCAAACAATTTTTCCAAGCTTGTTTCCCTTAGTTACTTGGGTTTACAAGGTTATGTTTTTAAAAGTATGACTTCTAATAGTTTAGCTCCTCTTACAAAGCTAAACAATTTAACAACTATAAATCTTTCAGTGAATTTCATTAGCCAAGTTGACTTCAAAGCACTGGAGAAAATTCCAAGTCTAACAGTAATTTTAATGTCCAATAACAGAATAACCCCATTCTCAGAAAACACCAGCGAAAAATTTAGCAATGATCAAATTAAGATTAATTTAGAGTCTGCCTTTAGGCACAATGTTGCAGATGTTACCACAATCTCGCCAGACTATAACACAACACTATCCAAGCTTGTGAAACCTCAATGTAGTGTGTATGGGAAGACATTAGACTTGAGTCtaaatagcattttttttatcaACCCGGAAGAATTCCAACCATTTTCTGATGTAGCTTGTTTAAATTTGTCTTCAAATGGCTTAGGTCAGAATTTAAATGGTACAGAATTTATCTACTTGAAAAAGTTGGCTTATTTAGATTTATCATTCAACAAGTTGGACTTTGGTTCCACGCTTGCTTTTCAAGAACTTGAGAACTTGGAGGTTTTAGATTTGAGTTACAATAAGCACTATTTTATTGTGGAAGATGTTACACATCATCTAAGATTCATTGAAAATCTTTACAAACTTACAGTTCTGAATTTAAGCTGGAATGAAATTTCCATGCTAacagattgccagatcagtagctATTCCCTGAAGGAGTTAAGGTTTTCGGGAAACCGTCTTAATGCATTGTGGAAAAAGGGTGATCAACGCTTCTTAAATCTATTCAAAAACATTACAAATCTTTCAGTTCTAGATATCTCCTACAACAGACTCCACCAGTTGCCTGATGACCTAGCGTTCCACCTGCCTTCAAATCTTACTGAGTTATACTTGCATAACAATGGCTTGGAGTTTTTTGATTGGAAATTTTTGAGGTGCTTTAGAAGACTGAAGCATCTTGATCTTAGCCACAACAAGATAACAATGATAACTGTACAGTTGAGCGGTTATACAGAATCACTGGAGACTCTGATCATTAGTCATAACTATATCCAAGCTTTGGCAGATGCATTTCTCATCAAGCTAAAGAGTCTTTCCAATCTTGATTTAAGCTACAATAATATTCAGCACATAAACCATTCAGCCTTTGCATCTGGAAAGGACAATTATTTAAAGGTTTTAAATCTGAAAGCAAACCCTTTTGAGTGCAGCTGTAATATCATTGACTTATTAAACTGGATTAACTATAACAATGTTACTATTCCACGGCTGGCCACTGATGTTACCTGTGCCACTCCTGACAAGTGGCAGAAGCAGGGAATCATACTTTTTGATGTAAATGCTTGCAGTGTGGATTTTATTGCATTGCTATATTTTATTCTATCATTTGTTTTAATTGTTTCTTTTACTGCCCTACCAGTTCTGAGTTATTTATTTTACTGGGATTTATGGTATACCTTCCACTGGTGCATGGCAATGCAAAAGTATAGCAAACTCCATAATTCAGAATCCATATACGATGCTTTTATTATGTACGATGAGAAAGATATATCTGTCAGCGACTGGGTTGTGAATGAGCTCTGCTGTCAGCTGGAACACAAAGGGGACAAACATGTACATCTCTGCTTAGAGGAAAGGGACTGGGAGCCAGGAAAGGCAGTCATTGATAATATTGCACAAAGTATTAATCTAAGCAATAAAACACTCTTTGTCCTCACCAAAGACTATGTGAAAACTGGAAAATTCAAAACGGCATTCTATTTGGCCATGCAGAAGCTCATGGATGAAAATATGGATGTGATTGTCATTGTTTTACTGCAGCCAGTTCTACAACATTCCCAGTATCTGAAACTCAGGAAGAAAATCTGCAAAAGTTCTATTTTAGAGTGGCCTAAAAACCCCCACGCACAAAGcttattttggcaaaaaatgaagcATGTTTTACTTACAGAAAACATCAGCCGATACAATAACCTGTACATCAATATGATAACTGGTGTCCGCTGA